The sequence ACAGGTGATCGTTGGTGGTGTGCCGGCCGATGCCGAAGAAGCCCGCCCGGGCGAACTGGCTATAGAAGGGCGCCCGTTCGCCGTTCAGGTAAGGCTGGTAAAATACGCCGTCGCTGCCCGGCGCAATGCGGCTGATTCGCTCGCCAAGCTCGTCGAAGTCGGCGGTATCCGCCAACTGCGTCAGCGCCCAGTCAATGTTCGGCGTGCCGGACTGCATGGCGAACAGATTGAGGTAGTGGCCCGGCCAGGCGTGGGCGACAAAGCGCGTTTGGGGACTGACGCGCGCCAGACCGCGGCAGACAATCCCGGTGCAGCAGGTGGTGCCGAGGATGGTGAAAATATCCCCGTCGTGAACCGCGCCGATACCCAGCGCGGCGGCGGAGACGTCCAGCGCGCCGGCGCAGATCGGGGTTTTGGCCGGCAGGCCGGTGAGGGCGGCGATGTCGTCGCTCAGCGCGCCGGCGATTGCCTGCGGTTGCAGCAGCGGCGGAAACAGATGGCGGAACGCGCCCAGATCCAGCGCATCCAAGACGGTATCCGACAAGGTTTCGCTGTGCAGGTCCAGCAGCGAGGTGCCGGCATCGGTTAATTCAAGGTTGGCCCTGCCGGTCAGGCGAAAGCGCACCCAGTCTTTGGCAAAGAAAAAGTAGTCCGCCGCGTGCAGCGACTGGGGTTGATGCCGCGCCAGCCAATGCAGGATCAGGCTGCTGTTGCACGGCAGCAGCGGGGAGCCGGTGGCGGCGAACAGTGCGGCTTCAAGCGCCGGATCCTGTTTTAGCTGCGATACCCGCTGCGCCGCGCGGGTATCGCTCCACAGTATGGCGCGGCGGACGGGTTCTCCCCGGCGGTCGCTCAGCCATACGCCTTCTCCCTGGCCCGTCAGCCCGATGGCTTTTAACCGGCCCAGCCGCAGCAAGGGAGAGCGCGCCAGCGTGGTCAAGGTCGCCAGCACGCCTTGCCATAAGCCGGTCATATCCTGTTCCGCATAACCTGGCAAAGGCGTCTCGGTGGCGTTGGCGGCGGAGGCGATCTGATGTTCATTAAACGCGGAATCGAACAGCACCGATTTAACCTTTGAGGTGCCGATATCAATGCCAATGTAGTAATCCATCCGTCACTCACCTTCTGTATTGCGGGCGAAATCAGGGTAATGGAAAATCCGGCGGCTCTATATTCCTATATTGGCAAAGTAAATTCTGATTTGTGAAATATGCTCGTCATACTTCTACCGTTCACTCTGCAACTGCCGCCGGGTTACATCTCGATCCGCTGCGCCAAAATGGCATCCAGCAACCCCGGAAAGCGGCTTTGCATTTCGCCGTGGCGTAAGCGGTTGATATGGGTGGTGCCGATATTGGTGGTGTGGATCAGGCCCGAATCACGCAATACCCGGAAATGGTGGGAGACGCTGGATTTCGGGCGGCCGCCGTCGAGATCGCCGCAGGTGGCTTCACCCAGGCGGGCCAGGCGGCGGACAATCTCCATGCGTACCGGATCGCTTAAGGCGTACAGTACGCGCTCAAGGACAAATTCATCGGCTGTGGGGTGTTTGAATGCTCTCATGGGCGAATTATAGCGGCCGGGTTGTTTAAAATCTATTATTCTAATAATATCGAAATATGGAACTATTCTCCAACCCATATAGGAAACGCCCATGTCAGCACTATTTCAACCCTTTACACTGAAAGATGTCACGTTGCGCAACCGTATCGCCGTGCCGCCCATGTGCATGTATTCCGCCAATGACGGCCTGATCAATGACTGGCATCAGGTGCATTACGCGTCGCTGGCGCGCGGCGGCGCCGGGCTAGTGATCGTCGAGGCCACCGCGGTGGCGCCGGAAGGGCGCATTACCCCGCGCTGCGCCGGCATCTGGAATGATGAACTGGCGCAGGCGTTCGTTCCGGTGGTCAAGGCGATTAAGGCGGCCGGCTCGGTGCCGGGCATTCAAATCGCCCACGCCGGGCGTAAGGCCAGCGCCAATATTCCGTGGGAGGGGGACGACCATATCGCCGAGGGCGACCCGCGCGGCTGGCAGACCATCGCCCCGTCCGCCATCCCCTTTGGCGCCAATCTGCCCAGAAAACCGCGGGAAATGACGCAGCACGATATCGACCGCGTACGTAATGATTTTGTGGCGGCGGCGCGGCGGGCAAGAGAGGCGGGCTTTGAGTGGCTGGAGCTGCATTTCGCCCACGGCTATCTGGGGCAGAGCTTCTTCTCCACGCATTCCAACCAGCGCGGCGATCGCTACGGCGGCAGTTTCGATAACCGCAGCCGTTTTGTGCTGGAAACGCTGGCGGCGGTGCGCGAGGTGTGGCCTGAGCGCTTACCTTTGACCGCCCGCTTTGGCGTAATTGAGTTTGACGGGCGCGATGAGGAGACGCTACAGGAGTCGATTGAGCTGACGCGCCGCTTTAAACAAGCGGGGCTAGATATGCTCAGCGTAAGCATCGGCTTCTCGACGCCGCAGGCTGATATTCCCTGGGCGCCGGCGTTTCTGGGGCCGGTTGCCCGCCAGGTTCGTCAGCAGGCGGATATTCCCGTGTCGTCCGCCTGGGGCTTCGGCACCCCCGACCTTGCGCAGCAGGCCGTCGCCGCCGAACAGCTGGATCTGGTGATGGTCGGCAAGGCGCATCTGGCTAATCCGCACTGGAGCTATTTCGCGGCGAAGGAACTGGGCGTTGAGCGTCCGTCCTGGACCTTGCCCGCCCCTTATGCCCACTGGCTGGAAAGATATTAATTCCCGTCCGTCGCGGAGGATGGCGGCGTTATCGCCGTCATCCGCCATCTTTTTGTCTCTACAGATTGTTTTCCTGCGTATTCAGCGCCTGTTGCAGATCGTCGATCAGATCCTGCGGGTTTTCAATGCCGACGGAGAGGCGCAACAGCTGCGGCGTTATCCCTTTTTGCAACCTTTTTTCCAGCGGCACCGAGGCGTGCGTCATGGCAAAGGGTTGGCTGATCAGGCTTTCCACGCCTCCCAGACTTTCCGCCAGCGTAAACAGCCGGGTTTTCTGGATAACCGCGCGGGCGTAGCCCTCGTCGCCCTGCAAACGTACCGAGATCATGCCGCCCGCGGCGGACATCTGCCGCTGCGCCAACCCGTACTGCGGGTGGCTGGGCAGTCCCGGGTAGTAGACCTGTTTCACCTGCGGCTGCTGTTCCAGCCAGCGGGCGATGGTCAGCGCGCTTTCACTGTGGCGCGCAATCCGCAGCGCCAGCGTACGAATTCCCCTTAAGGTGAGGAAGCTGCTGAACGGATCGAGGATGCCGCCCACGGCGTTTTGCAGATAGGCGAGCTGGGTCGCCAGTTCAGGGTTATCGCCCACCACCGCCAGCCCGGCAATCACGTCCGAATGGCCGTTAAGGTATTTGGTGGCGGAGTGGATCACAATATCGAATCCCAGATCCAGCGGCCGTTGCAGGGCGGGGGAGGCGAAGGTGTTATCCGCCACGCTGATAAGCCGGTGTTTTTGGGCGATGGCGGCTATCGCCGCCAGATCCGCCAGCTTGAGCAGCGGATTGGTCGGGGTCTCGACCCAGATCAGCCGGGTCTGCGGCGTGATGGCGCGCTCCAGCGCCTGGGTATCGGCGGGGTCGACGTAGGTGACCTGTAGCCCGGCGGTGCGTTTGCGCACGTTTTCCAGCAGCCGCCAGGTGCCGCCGTAAAGGTCGTCCACAGCCACCACATGGCTGCCGTGATCGAGCAGTTCGAGGATTGTCGAGCTGGCCGCCAGCCCGGAGGCGAAAGCGAATCCCCGCGTGCCGCCCTCCAGTTCGGCGATGGCGGCTTCCAGCGCGCCGCGGGTCGGATTGCCGCTGCGGGAATACTCATAGCCGGCGTGTTCCCCCGGCGCGCGTTGGGCAAAGGTGGAGGTGGCGTAAATGGCGGGCATCACCGCGCCGGTGCCGTCGGGGGTATAGCCGGCGTGGACGGTCTGGGTATCAAAACGGCTCATGGCATATTCCTTGTTATGTCAGAAAAGGGGGGATCAGCGCAGCGTCTGCCGCCAGTGATTCAGCACATCCGTGCGGGTAATCAGCCCCAGAAAGCGTTCGCCATCCAGAATGATGGCGACATGTCCCTGATCGAAGGTCGCCAGCAGTTCATCGTGCGACGCCTCTTTACGCAGGGTTTTTAGCCGATCGGTCATCGCTTCGCGGGCGGTAAGCGAGAAGTGCTGCGCATTTTTTTTCAGGCTGTTGAGCAGGTCCCACTCATCGATGATGCCCACCACCCGATCGTTTTCCAGCACCGGAAGCTGAGAGATGTCATACAGGCGCATGCGGGCATGGACCACCGCCAGCGTATCATCGGGGGCCACCGATACCGTGGCGCCCTCGTCGTGCCGGTAGGTGATCAGGTCGCGCAGATCGCCGTGCGGCGGACGTTTAATCAATCCTTGTTCCACCATCCAGTAATCGTTGAACATTTTGGAGAGATATTTGTTGCCGCTGTCGCACACCAGGGTGACCACCCGCTTCGGCTCCGTCTGGGCGCGGCAATAGCGCAGGGCGGCAGCCAGCAGCGTGCCGCTCGACGACCCGGCCAGCACGCCCTCCTTACGCAGTAATTCCCGCGCCGTCGTAAAGGATTCGGCATCGCTGATGGCGTAAGCCTGTTTGACCCGGCTGAAATCGGCCAACTCGGGGATAAAGTCTTCGCCGATGCCTTCCACCCGCCAGCTTCCGGCCTCGCCCACCGCGCCGTGGCGCAGGTAGTCGGTGAGGATTGATCCTTCCGGGTCGGCCAGCACGAATTCGGTCTGCGGCGATACCTGCGCAAAGTAGCGGCTGAGACCGCCCAGCGTGCCGCCGGAACCGACGCCTACCACCACCGCGTCAATCTGATGATCCAACTGCCGCCACAGTTCCGGGCCGGTGGAGCGGTAGTGCGCCTCCGGGTTGGCCGGGTTGTTGAACTGGTCGATGTAATAGGCGCCGGGAATCTCCGTCGCCAGGCGGCGGGCATAATCCTGATAGTAATCCGGGTGCCCTTTAGCGACGTCGGATCGCGTCAGCAGCACTTCTGTTCCCAGCGCCCGCAGATGAAAAATCTTTTCCCGGCTCATTTTATCCGGCACCACCAGCACCAGCCGATAGCCTTTCAGCGCGGCCACCAGCGCCAGCCCCAGACCGGTATTGCCGGCGGTGGCCTCAATAATGGTGCCTCCCGGCCGCAGCCATCCCTGCCGTTCCGCGTGTTCAATCATCGATAAGGCGACGCGGTCTTTGATCGACCCGCCGGGATTCTGATTTTCCAGTTTTACAAACAGCCGACAGGGGCCGGCGTCGAAATGGGTCAGCTCAAGCAACGGCGTCTGGCCGATAAAATCGAGCACGGAAGCGGGGATCGCCATGGTTTTTCCGTCCTGATAGAGAAAGGTGATGCACCATATTAGATCCGCCATGAAACCGGCCGAACGAAATAAATCACCAATGAATATGCATATATGTGATATAAAATCCTGTTTGGCCGTGCGGATGTATGGGCGCGCAGCAGTTCGGACGTATATACTTCCGGCGACGTAAAAGGGAAATCACCCTGCGCAGGCAAAACCGGCGGCGGGAGGTCAGCTTGCTGACGGGGACGAACGTTATCTGAAGTGGGGAGAATGGCGGCTTAACGCGCGCAGGTTAATGTCCGGCGGGCATGTAGGCGTTCAATTGCGCACTAGGCGCGTGGTGCAGAAACGCTTTGATCATCGTGGTCAGTTTTCCGCTTTCAACCAGGAAGCCATCGTGCCCGTAGAGTGAATCCATTTCCATATAGCGTGCATCGGCGATATGTTGCGCCAGATAGCGTTGCTCAAGCGGGGGGAACAGCAGGTCGGAGGTAATGGAGACCACCAGCGTTCTGGCTGTGATCTTTTCCAGCTCCGCCTGCGCGCTTTTTTTATTCCGGCCGATATTATGGCTGTCCAGCGCGTTGATCAGGCACCAATAGCTGTAGGCGTCAAAGCGGCGGATAAATTTTTCGGCCTGATAGCGTTGGTAAGACGCGGCCACAAACTGGCTGAATTTATGGCAATCCTGCTCTGCCTGGGTGTGCTGGTAGGTATGGAAGTTGCGATAAGAGAGCAGGGCGATGCTGCGGGCGGCCATCAGCCCCTGTTTGCCGCCGTGCGGATTGACGCCGTCGAAGGTGCTGTCGGCGGACAGCGCCAGCCGCTGGCTTTCATTAAACGCCAGTCCCCAGGGAGAACTGGCCGCGTTGGCCGCCAGTATCGCCGCGTGCTGAATCCGCTCGGGCTGTTGTATCGCCCACTCCAGCGCCTGTTGTCCGCCCATGGAGCCGCCGGTGAGCAAAAAAATCCGTTCGATGCCCAGATGGCCGGCGAGCAGGCGGTGCGCCGCGACCATATCCCTGACGGTGATTAACGGGAAGTCCAGCAGATAGGGTTTCCCGCTGCGTGGATCCGGGCTTTGCGGGCCGGTGGAGCCATACGGCGAACCCAGCACGTTGGCGCAGACGATAAAATAGCGCGCAGGATCGAACAGCTTGCCGCCGCCGACCAGCTCCGGCCACCAGTTCGAAACGTCCGAATTCGCGGTCAGCGCATGACATATCCAGACGACGTTGGATCGCTGCCGATTAAGCGCGCCATAGGTGTGATAGGCGATATCGATACGCGGGAGCGTTGTACTATTCTCCAGCGTAAAGGGCGCGTCATGATGATAATAGCGCGGCGCTGACATGGGGCGTCACTCACTTGCCCGAAGCGTACGCTGGATATCCGCCTGGCGACCGTCAATATGCGCAACGCCGACCGAAACGCGCCGTCCGGCGTCCTGCCCGGCCTGTAATTGCGCTGTTTGCAACGTTAATGATGACATTACTTTCCCCGTCCGATAGAGAAGCCCGGCTGCCAGAAAATCATAATCAAATAGGCTTGTTAACTGCGTAAAAACGCTATTCTTTGCCGTTTTTTGGCTTATCTTCCCTGGCGGCAGTTGCTACTGCGCCTGCAAATAATCCTGATACCAGCGGTCAAGCTGCTCGGTTATCGGACGCGCGGCGGCATCGAACTGCCGTCCATCCAGCTTTCTGACCGGGGTGATCCCGGCCAGCGTACCGGTGACGAAGGCTTCATCGGCGGTGAGCGCCTGCGCCAGCGTAAAGTCTTTTTCCCGTACCGGCAGGCCGTGCCGGCGGGCGAGGTTCAAAATTGTCCGGCGGGTAATGCCGTTGAAGCAGTACAGCCCGGATGAGGTCCAGAGTTCGCCCCGGCGTACGATAAAAAAGTTGGTGGAGTTACAGCTGGCGACAAAGCCGTGCGGATCGAGCATTAGCGCTTCATCGGCGCCGGCCTCCAGCGCCTGCAGCAGCGCCTGAATCAGATTGAGCCGGCTGTGGGAGTTGAGACGCAGGTCGAACACGTCCGGGCCGCTGGCGCGATAGGTTGCGGTGAACAGCGCCAGCCCGCGTTTTTTCGCCGCGCTGTCCACCACCTTGTGTTCCGCCACGCAGACGATGGTGGCGCCGCCGAGAATAAAGCGCGGATCCTGATTGGGGGTGCGTTTTTTGCCGCGGGTGATCATCAGGCGCAGGTGCGCGCCGTCCTCCATGCCGTTGACGCTCAGCGTCCGCCGCATAATGTCGATCAGGGCTTCCCGGCTGTGACCGATATCCAGTCGGATGGCCGCCGCGCCCTCGAACAGCCGGTCCAGATGGGCGTCGAGCGCCACCAGACGGCCGTTAACCAGCCGCAATCCCTCCCATACGCCGTCGCCGCACACGTAGCCGGAATCAAAAACCGACACCACGGCCAGATCGCGATGGACAAACTCGCCGTTTACATACACCAGAACATCATCATTGCGCGCGTCTTGCAGATAAGCCTGACTGCTCTGGCCGGACATCACTGGATTTATCATTATTCCCTCCGGATTAAAAAGCGCGTTCGGCGAAGCGGGCAAGAAATTCCCGGGTACGCGCCTGGCGCGGATGTTTAAGCACCTGTTCCGCGCTGCCCATTTCATGGATAACGCCGTTTTCGATAAAGATCACCCGATCGGCGAAATGCCAGGCAAATCCCAGTTCGTGGGTCACCAACAGCAGCGTGCGGCCCTCCTCCGCCAGTTGACGAATGGTGTGCAGCACTTCGCCCACCAGTTCCGGGTCGAGAGACGATGTCGGCTCGTCGAACAGCATGATCTCCGGCGACATCGCCAGCGCCCGCGCGATGGCCACCCGCTGTTGCTGACCGCCCGACAGGCTGGCCGGCCAGGCGTGCTGCTTGTTGCCCAGCCCCACCTTTTGCAACTGCGCGCCGGCGATGATGTCCGCCTCGCCGCGCGGCATTTTTTTAACCGACAGCAGGGCTTCGCGTACGTTTTCCAGCACCGTCATATGCGGGAAGAGATTGAATTGCTGGAATACCATGCCGACCCGTTCCCGTACCGCGCACAGTTGTTTTTCCTGATAGCGGCGGCGTCCGTCGCCGTCCGGCCGGCCGAGAACCTCGCCTTCCAGTTCAATAGTGCCGGCGCTGGGGATTTCCATAAAGTTCAGGCAGCGCAGCAGGGTGCTTTTCCCCGAGCCGCTGCCGCCGATAATGGCGATTTTTTCGCCGCGGCGCACATCCAGGTCGATGCCTTGCAATACCGGCTGGTCGCCAAACTGTTTGCGCAGTCCGCGAATGCGTAGAATAGGGTGTTGGTTCATCTGTCGGTTTCTCTTGCAGATTAAGAATGCGGGCGGAAGCGGCGCTCCAGACGGGCGGCAAGATAGCTGCCCGGCCAGATCAGTACGAAATAGAGCAGCGCCACCACCGTCAGAATCTCCAGCGGACGATAGTGGGTGCTGCTTAGCAGCCGCCCCTGATACATCAGTTCGTTCACCGCCAGGATCGACGCCAGCGAGGTGACTTTCGCCAGTTCAATCATGCGGTTGGTCAGCGCCGGCAGCATGCGGCGGTACACCTGCGGCAGCACCACCCGGCGCAGGATGACGCGCTGCCGCATCCCCAGCGCTTTGGCGCCTTCCCACTGTCCCCGCTCGATGGACTGCAGGCCGGCGCGGAAAATTTCCGTGCAGTAGGCGGCGGTATACAGCGTCAGGGCCAGCGCCGCGGCGCCGAAGGTGGAGAACTGTATCCCCACCAGTATCGGCAACGCGTAGTAAAACCAGATCAGCTGAATCAGCACCGGCGTATTGCGGAACACCTCTACAAACGCGGCGATCGGCAGGCGCAGCCAGCGCCGGGCGCCGGCCCGGCCGATAGCGAAAACCAAGCCGACGGCGGTGCCGATCGCGCCGGCCAGCAGCCACAGTTGCAGCGTAACGCCCAACCCTTTCAGCAGCACCGGCGCATTTTCCCACACCAGTGAGAAATCCCATTGATAATCCATCCGCGTTTCCCCTTATGGCCGGCTATCCGCCAGCGATAGACGTTTTTCGATGTGCTGGCCGATCAGGCTGATAATCAACAGCAGGGTGAAATAGATCACCGCCACCACGGTGTAGACCTCAAGCGGCCGGTAGGTCTGGCTGTTAAGCTGCATCGCCTGGTAAAGCAGTTCGCCGTATGCCAGCGAGGAGGCCAGCGAGGTGGATTTGATCAGCTCAAAGGAGCGCTCGATAAAAGGGGGGATCATCCGGCGCAGCGCCTGGGGTAAAATCACCCGCCGCAGCGCCGTCGCGCGCGTCATGCCCAGCGCCTTGGCGCCTTCCCACTGGCCGCGGGCGATGGAGGAAATACCGCCGCGGTACACTTCGGCGTAAAACGCCCCCGAC comes from Brenneria nigrifluens DSM 30175 = ATCC 13028 and encodes:
- a CDS encoding aminotransferase class IV, with protein sequence MINPVMSGQSSQAYLQDARNDDVLVYVNGEFVHRDLAVVSVFDSGYVCGDGVWEGLRLVNGRLVALDAHLDRLFEGAAAIRLDIGHSREALIDIMRRTLSVNGMEDGAHLRLMITRGKKRTPNQDPRFILGGATIVCVAEHKVVDSAAKKRGLALFTATYRASGPDVFDLRLNSHSRLNLIQALLQALEAGADEALMLDPHGFVASCNSTNFFIVRRGELWTSSGLYCFNGITRRTILNLARRHGLPVREKDFTLAQALTADEAFVTGTLAGITPVRKLDGRQFDAAARPITEQLDRWYQDYLQAQ
- a CDS encoding NADH:flavin oxidoreductase/NADH oxidase; the protein is MSALFQPFTLKDVTLRNRIAVPPMCMYSANDGLINDWHQVHYASLARGGAGLVIVEATAVAPEGRITPRCAGIWNDELAQAFVPVVKAIKAAGSVPGIQIAHAGRKASANIPWEGDDHIAEGDPRGWQTIAPSAIPFGANLPRKPREMTQHDIDRVRNDFVAAARRAREAGFEWLELHFAHGYLGQSFFSTHSNQRGDRYGGSFDNRSRFVLETLAAVREVWPERLPLTARFGVIEFDGRDEETLQESIELTRRFKQAGLDMLSVSIGFSTPQADIPWAPAFLGPVARQVRQQADIPVSSAWGFGTPDLAQQAVAAEQLDLVMVGKAHLANPHWSYFAAKELGVERPSWTLPAPYAHWLERY
- a CDS encoding pyridoxal-phosphate dependent enzyme, translating into MAIPASVLDFIGQTPLLELTHFDAGPCRLFVKLENQNPGGSIKDRVALSMIEHAERQGWLRPGGTIIEATAGNTGLGLALVAALKGYRLVLVVPDKMSREKIFHLRALGTEVLLTRSDVAKGHPDYYQDYARRLATEIPGAYYIDQFNNPANPEAHYRSTGPELWRQLDHQIDAVVVGVGSGGTLGGLSRYFAQVSPQTEFVLADPEGSILTDYLRHGAVGEAGSWRVEGIGEDFIPELADFSRVKQAYAISDAESFTTARELLRKEGVLAGSSSGTLLAAALRYCRAQTEPKRVVTLVCDSGNKYLSKMFNDYWMVEQGLIKRPPHGDLRDLITYRHDEGATVSVAPDDTLAVVHARMRLYDISQLPVLENDRVVGIIDEWDLLNSLKKNAQHFSLTAREAMTDRLKTLRKEASHDELLATFDQGHVAIILDGERFLGLITRTDVLNHWRQTLR
- a CDS encoding amino acid ABC transporter permease, which gives rise to MSYQWDFAAIWPYHQLLLDGLWGTVKIGAASILIGMTAGMLLAAMKMSPLRLLRLPAVVLIGFYRNTPALVHFFWIYYALPVVTPLAPSPFAAAVIALSAQSGAFYAEVYRGGISSIARGQWEGAKALGMTRATALRRVILPQALRRMIPPFIERSFELIKSTSLASSLAYGELLYQAMQLNSQTYRPLEVYTVVAVIYFTLLLIISLIGQHIEKRLSLADSRP
- the metX gene encoding homoserine O-acetyltransferase MetX — protein: MSAPRYYHHDAPFTLENSTTLPRIDIAYHTYGALNRQRSNVVWICHALTANSDVSNWWPELVGGGKLFDPARYFIVCANVLGSPYGSTGPQSPDPRSGKPYLLDFPLITVRDMVAAHRLLAGHLGIERIFLLTGGSMGGQQALEWAIQQPERIQHAAILAANAASSPWGLAFNESQRLALSADSTFDGVNPHGGKQGLMAARSIALLSYRNFHTYQHTQAEQDCHKFSQFVAASYQRYQAEKFIRRFDAYSYWCLINALDSHNIGRNKKSAQAELEKITARTLVVSITSDLLFPPLEQRYLAQHIADARYMEMDSLYGHDGFLVESGKLTTMIKAFLHHAPSAQLNAYMPAGH
- a CDS encoding amino acid ABC transporter ATP-binding protein, which gives rise to MNQHPILRIRGLRKQFGDQPVLQGIDLDVRRGEKIAIIGGSGSGKSTLLRCLNFMEIPSAGTIELEGEVLGRPDGDGRRRYQEKQLCAVRERVGMVFQQFNLFPHMTVLENVREALLSVKKMPRGEADIIAGAQLQKVGLGNKQHAWPASLSGGQQQRVAIARALAMSPEIMLFDEPTSSLDPELVGEVLHTIRQLAEEGRTLLLVTHELGFAWHFADRVIFIENGVIHEMGSAEQVLKHPRQARTREFLARFAERAF
- a CDS encoding trans-sulfuration enzyme family protein; this encodes MSRFDTQTVHAGYTPDGTGAVMPAIYATSTFAQRAPGEHAGYEYSRSGNPTRGALEAAIAELEGGTRGFAFASGLAASSTILELLDHGSHVVAVDDLYGGTWRLLENVRKRTAGLQVTYVDPADTQALERAITPQTRLIWVETPTNPLLKLADLAAIAAIAQKHRLISVADNTFASPALQRPLDLGFDIVIHSATKYLNGHSDVIAGLAVVGDNPELATQLAYLQNAVGGILDPFSSFLTLRGIRTLALRIARHSESALTIARWLEQQPQVKQVYYPGLPSHPQYGLAQRQMSAAGGMISVRLQGDEGYARAVIQKTRLFTLAESLGGVESLISQPFAMTHASVPLEKRLQKGITPQLLRLSVGIENPQDLIDDLQQALNTQENNL
- a CDS encoding ArsR/SmtB family transcription factor is translated as MRAFKHPTADEFVLERVLYALSDPVRMEIVRRLARLGEATCGDLDGGRPKSSVSHHFRVLRDSGLIHTTNIGTTHINRLRHGEMQSRFPGLLDAILAQRIEM
- a CDS encoding amino acid ABC transporter permease produces the protein MDYQWDFSLVWENAPVLLKGLGVTLQLWLLAGAIGTAVGLVFAIGRAGARRWLRLPIAAFVEVFRNTPVLIQLIWFYYALPILVGIQFSTFGAAALALTLYTAAYCTEIFRAGLQSIERGQWEGAKALGMRQRVILRRVVLPQVYRRMLPALTNRMIELAKVTSLASILAVNELMYQGRLLSSTHYRPLEILTVVALLYFVLIWPGSYLAARLERRFRPHS
- a CDS encoding FGGY-family carbohydrate kinase, with protein sequence MDYYIGIDIGTSKVKSVLFDSAFNEHQIASAANATETPLPGYAEQDMTGLWQGVLATLTTLARSPLLRLGRLKAIGLTGQGEGVWLSDRRGEPVRRAILWSDTRAAQRVSQLKQDPALEAALFAATGSPLLPCNSSLILHWLARHQPQSLHAADYFFFAKDWVRFRLTGRANLELTDAGTSLLDLHSETLSDTVLDALDLGAFRHLFPPLLQPQAIAGALSDDIAALTGLPAKTPICAGALDVSAAALGIGAVHDGDIFTILGTTCCTGIVCRGLARVSPQTRFVAHAWPGHYLNLFAMQSGTPNIDWALTQLADTADFDELGERISRIAPGSDGVFYQPYLNGERAPFYSQFARAGFFGIGRHTTNDHLLRAVFEGLAYAIKDSLTDYPDGGDLYIAGGGAASPWWLQIIADCTGRKVIASPVKELSARGAAVLAALAVGEKIVPSDLAGDAGRQAFVPDPRAHRHYQTLFPVFRQLRDQLQPLWLAREQALNTLSEEPLL